One window of the Rhipicephalus sanguineus isolate Rsan-2018 chromosome 2, BIME_Rsan_1.4, whole genome shotgun sequence genome contains the following:
- the LOC119383728 gene encoding fatty-acid amide hydrolase 2 isoform X5, with protein MAPVLESCRELLLELGIFLWCNAVRLVFALCFCWKKPQPLPAVTDKLLLRSATSLADDIRNGKIKSFDLVSAYIRRIKEVQPIINAVVEERFKEALEDAKDVDRLVASGTMSTSQMSKEKPLLGLPFTAKNSIAIKGMRQDAGSVFWHGRRAVEDAPTVAFLRAAGAIPLALTNVPELCMWDDSQNLVDGCTRNPHDTRRSPGGSSGGEGSLLASAGSLIGLGTDIGGSVRIPAAYCGIFGHKPTAGVVPNTGLLPDVGENLEQYNCVGPMTRFAEDLPLLLKVLAGNTTDVFRLNEKVNLKTLKLFYMDNEGSFYISRVVPDARRAVRRVVQYLKGAHGLAESRLQLLEERFGAFLWFKFLGVKDPKPLAEMYRPGGFNTLVELLRYLVGAGRLTLAALAACVIAWFCSFRSKKEGEAYVTSVENARDRLEETLGDDGVLILPATPNVAPFQNQDLALMDSSSMTALFNLFKVPVTVCPVMRSADNLPLCVQVVAKRGNDRLCLAVARDIEKCFGGWIDPSAKL; from the exons ATGGCCCCCGTCTTGGAAAGCTGTCGTGAGCTGCTTCTGGAGTTGGGCATATTCTTGTGGTGCAATGCGGTTAGGCTTGTGTTCGCGCTGTGTTTCTGCTGGAAGAAGCCTCAACCACTGCCAGCTGTTACGGACAAGCTTCTGCTGCGTTCTGCCACATCTCTTGCCGACGACATCAGAAATGGCAAG ATCAAAAGCTTCGACCTAGTTTCGGCCTACATCAGGCGAATCAAGGAAGTGCAGCCCATCATCAACGCTGTCGTCGAGGAGAGGTTCAAAGAAGCGCTCGAAGATGCCAAGGACGTCGACAGACTGGTGGCGTCGGGAACCATGAGCACGAGCCAGATGAGCAAAGAAAAACCGTTGCTGGGGTTGCCATTCACTGCCAAGAACAGCATCGCCATCAAAG GTATGCGACAGGACGCGGGCTCCGTTTTCTGGCATGGACGGCGTGCTGTGGAAGATGCCCCGACCGTGGCGTTCCTCAGGGCAGCCGGAGCCATCCCTCTGGCTCTGACCAACGTGCCCGAGCTCTGCATGTGGGATGATTCGCAGAACCTGGTAGACGGCTGCACGCGAAACCCACATGACACGCGCCGCAGCCCAGGTGGAAGCAGCG GTGGAGAGGGAAGCCTTCTTGCATCGGCTGGCTCCCTAATTGGTCTGGGCACGGACATCGGGGGAAGCGTGCGAATACCAGCCGCCTACTGCGGCATCTTCGGCCACAAGCCAACAGCTG GAGTGGTGCCCAACACTGGCCTGCTCCCGGATGTCGGAGAAAACCTGGAGCAGTACAACTGCGTCGGACCAATGACTAGGTTTGCGGAAGACCTGCCGCTGCTACTCAAAGTACTGGCAGGAAATACCACCGACGTGTTTAGGCTAAATGAAAAG GTGAATCTCAAAACACTGAAGCTATTTTACATGGACAACGAAGGAAGCTTCTACATCAGCCGTGTGGTCCCTGACGCTCGTCGAGCTGTTAGACGG GTCGTGCAGTACCTGAAGGGGGCGCACGGACTCGCAGAGAGTCGGCTGCAGCTGCTCGAGGAGCGGTTTGGCGCGTTTCTGTGGTTCAAGTTTCTAGGTGTCAAGGATCCGAAGCCACTGGCCGAGATGTACAGGCCCGGCGGATTCAACACTCTAGTCGAACTGCTCCGCTACCTAGTGGGAGCTGGCCGGCTCACACTCGCAGCGTTGGCCGCATGTgtcatagcgtggttttgcagcTTCCGCTCGAAGAAGGAGGGGGAAGCCTACGTCACGTCCGTAGAAAATGCCCGCGACCGGCTCGAAGAGACGCTAGGGGACGACGGGGTTCTGATTTTGCCCGCTACCCCGAACGTTGCCCCGTTTCAGAATCAAGACTTGGCACTTATGGATTCGTCCAGCATGACGGCTTTGTTCAATTTGTTCAAGGTTCCCGTCACAGTGTGCCCTGTGATGCGGTCAGCGGATAATTTGCCCTTGTGCGTTCAA
- the LOC119383728 gene encoding fatty-acid amide hydrolase 2 isoform X2 — protein sequence MAPVLESCRELLLELGIFLWCNAVRLVFALCFCWKKPQPLPAVTDKLLLRSATSLADDIRNGKIKSFDLVSAYIRRIKEVQPIINAVVEERFKEALEDAKDVDRLVASGTMSTSQMSKEKPLLGLPFTAKNSIAIKGMRQDAGSVFWHGRRAVEDAPTVAFLRAAGAIPLALTNVPELCMWDDSQNLVDGCTRNPHDTRRSPGGSSGGEGSLLASAGSLIGLGTDIGGSVRIPAAYCGIFGHKPTAGVVPNTGLLPDVGENLEQYNCVGPMTRFAEDLPLLLKVLAGNTTDVFRLNEKVNLKTLKLFYMDNEGSFYISRVVPDARRAVRRVVQYLKGAHGLAESRLQLLEERFGAFLWFKFLGVKDPKPLAEMYRPGGFNTLVELLRYLVGAGRLTLAALAACVIAWFCSFRSKKEGEAYVTSVENARDRLEETLGDDGVLILPATPNVAPFQNQDLALMDSSSMTALFNLFKVPVTVCPVMRSADNLPLCVQVVAKRGNDRLCLAVAREIEKRFGGWIDPSAKVQGRA from the exons ATGGCCCCCGTCTTGGAAAGCTGTCGTGAGCTGCTTCTGGAGTTGGGCATATTCTTGTGGTGCAATGCGGTTAGGCTTGTGTTCGCGCTGTGTTTCTGCTGGAAGAAGCCTCAACCACTGCCAGCTGTTACGGACAAGCTTCTGCTGCGTTCTGCCACATCTCTTGCCGACGACATCAGAAATGGCAAG ATCAAAAGCTTCGACCTAGTTTCGGCCTACATCAGGCGAATCAAGGAAGTGCAGCCCATCATCAACGCTGTCGTCGAGGAGAGGTTCAAAGAAGCGCTCGAAGATGCCAAGGACGTCGACAGACTGGTGGCGTCGGGAACCATGAGCACGAGCCAGATGAGCAAAGAAAAACCGTTGCTGGGGTTGCCATTCACTGCCAAGAACAGCATCGCCATCAAAG GTATGCGACAGGACGCGGGCTCCGTTTTCTGGCATGGACGGCGTGCTGTGGAAGATGCCCCGACCGTGGCGTTCCTCAGGGCAGCCGGAGCCATCCCTCTGGCTCTGACCAACGTGCCCGAGCTCTGCATGTGGGATGATTCGCAGAACCTGGTAGACGGCTGCACGCGAAACCCACATGACACGCGCCGCAGCCCAGGTGGAAGCAGCG GTGGAGAGGGAAGCCTTCTTGCATCGGCTGGCTCCCTAATTGGTCTGGGCACGGACATCGGGGGAAGCGTGCGAATACCAGCCGCCTACTGCGGCATCTTCGGCCACAAGCCAACAGCTG GAGTGGTGCCCAACACTGGCCTGCTCCCGGATGTCGGAGAAAACCTGGAGCAGTACAACTGCGTCGGACCAATGACTAGGTTTGCGGAAGACCTGCCGCTGCTACTCAAAGTACTGGCAGGAAATACCACCGACGTGTTTAGGCTAAATGAAAAG GTGAATCTCAAAACACTGAAGCTATTTTACATGGACAACGAAGGAAGCTTCTACATCAGCCGTGTGGTCCCTGACGCTCGTCGAGCTGTTAGACGG GTCGTGCAGTACCTGAAGGGGGCGCACGGACTCGCAGAGAGTCGGCTGCAGCTGCTCGAGGAGCGGTTTGGCGCGTTTCTGTGGTTCAAGTTTCTAGGTGTCAAGGATCCGAAGCCACTGGCCGAGATGTACAGGCCCGGCGGATTCAACACTCTAGTCGAACTGCTCCGCTACCTAGTGGGAGCTGGCCGGCTCACACTCGCAGCGTTGGCCGCATGTgtcatagcgtggttttgcagcTTCCGCTCGAAGAAGGAGGGGGAAGCCTACGTCACGTCCGTAGAAAATGCCCGCGACCGGCTCGAAGAGACGCTAGGGGACGACGGGGTTCTGATTTTGCCCGCTACCCCGAACGTTGCCCCGTTTCAGAATCAAGACTTGGCACTTATGGATTCGTCCAGCATGACGGCTTTGTTCAATTTGTTCAAGGTTCCCGTCACAGTGTGCCCTGTGATGCGGTCAGCGGATAATTTGCCCTTGTGCGTTCAA
- the LOC119383728 gene encoding fatty-acid amide hydrolase 2-A isoform X1, whose protein sequence is MAPVLESCRELLLELGIFLWCNAVRLVFALCFCWKKPQPLPAVTDKLLLRSATSLADDIRNGKIKSFDLVSAYIRRIKEVQPIINAVVEERFKEALEDAKDVDRLVASGTMSTSQMSKEKPLLGLPFTAKNSIAIKGMRQDAGSVFWHGRRAVEDAPTVAFLRAAGAIPLALTNVPELCMWDDSQNLVDGCTRNPHDTRRSPGGSSGGEGSLLASAGSLIGLGTDIGGSVRIPAAYCGIFGHKPTAGVVPNTGLLPDVGENLEQYNCVGPMTRFAEDLPLLLKVLAGNTTDVFRLNEKVNLKTLKLFYMDNEGSFYISRVVPDARRAVRRVVQYLKGAHGLAESRLQLLEERFGAFLWFKFLGVKDPKPLAEMYRPGGFNTLVELLRYLVGAGRLTLAALAACVIAWFCSFRSKKEGEAYVTSVENARDRLEETLGDDGVLILPATPNVAPFQNQDLALMDSSSMTALFNLFKVPVTVCPVMRSADNLPLCVQVVAKRGNDRLCLAVAREIENRFGGWLDPSVKFKGRV, encoded by the exons ATGGCCCCCGTCTTGGAAAGCTGTCGTGAGCTGCTTCTGGAGTTGGGCATATTCTTGTGGTGCAATGCGGTTAGGCTTGTGTTCGCGCTGTGTTTCTGCTGGAAGAAGCCTCAACCACTGCCAGCTGTTACGGACAAGCTTCTGCTGCGTTCTGCCACATCTCTTGCCGACGACATCAGAAATGGCAAG ATCAAAAGCTTCGACCTAGTTTCGGCCTACATCAGGCGAATCAAGGAAGTGCAGCCCATCATCAACGCTGTCGTCGAGGAGAGGTTCAAAGAAGCGCTCGAAGATGCCAAGGACGTCGACAGACTGGTGGCGTCGGGAACCATGAGCACGAGCCAGATGAGCAAAGAAAAACCGTTGCTGGGGTTGCCATTCACTGCCAAGAACAGCATCGCCATCAAAG GTATGCGACAGGACGCGGGCTCCGTTTTCTGGCATGGACGGCGTGCTGTGGAAGATGCCCCGACCGTGGCGTTCCTCAGGGCAGCCGGAGCCATCCCTCTGGCTCTGACCAACGTGCCCGAGCTCTGCATGTGGGATGATTCGCAGAACCTGGTAGACGGCTGCACGCGAAACCCACATGACACGCGCCGCAGCCCAGGTGGAAGCAGCG GTGGAGAGGGAAGCCTTCTTGCATCGGCTGGCTCCCTAATTGGTCTGGGCACGGACATCGGGGGAAGCGTGCGAATACCAGCCGCCTACTGCGGCATCTTCGGCCACAAGCCAACAGCTG GAGTGGTGCCCAACACTGGCCTGCTCCCGGATGTCGGAGAAAACCTGGAGCAGTACAACTGCGTCGGACCAATGACTAGGTTTGCGGAAGACCTGCCGCTGCTACTCAAAGTACTGGCAGGAAATACCACCGACGTGTTTAGGCTAAATGAAAAG GTGAATCTCAAAACACTGAAGCTATTTTACATGGACAACGAAGGAAGCTTCTACATCAGCCGTGTGGTCCCTGACGCTCGTCGAGCTGTTAGACGG GTCGTGCAGTACCTGAAGGGGGCGCACGGACTCGCAGAGAGTCGGCTGCAGCTGCTCGAGGAGCGGTTTGGCGCGTTTCTGTGGTTCAAGTTTCTAGGTGTCAAGGATCCGAAGCCACTGGCCGAGATGTACAGGCCCGGCGGATTCAACACTCTAGTCGAACTGCTCCGCTACCTAGTGGGAGCTGGCCGGCTCACACTCGCAGCGTTGGCCGCATGTgtcatagcgtggttttgcagcTTCCGCTCGAAGAAGGAGGGGGAAGCCTACGTCACGTCCGTAGAAAATGCCCGCGACCGGCTCGAAGAGACGCTAGGGGACGACGGGGTTCTGATTTTGCCCGCTACCCCGAACGTTGCCCCGTTTCAGAATCAAGACTTGGCACTTATGGATTCGTCCAGCATGACGGCTTTGTTCAATTTGTTCAAGGTTCCCGTCACAGTGTGCCCTGTGATGCGGTCAGCGGATAATTTGCCCTTGTGCGTTCAAGTTGTCGCAAAGAGGGGAAATGACAGGCTGTGCCTGGCTGTCGCCAGGGAAATCGAGAACCGCTTCGGCGGGTGGCTTGACCCTTCGGTGAAATTTAAAGGGAGAGTCTGA